The DNA sequence TGCCTGAGCCTTTAATAAAAAGAACGCAATCATTTGAATTTGCGTGTTAGACATATGGCGTATCTGCGTGATGAAAGCGACAAATTCGAGATCGATTATCCTTTGGAGAAGGTTTGGGCAGCCATACCTGGCGCCTTAAAGATGCTTGAGTGGACCATCGAGGAAAAAGACGATGCCGCCTACAAGCTCAAGTTCAAAACTAAAGGCGCCTTTCTTTCCTACAGCACCATGATGTTTGTGGAGGCTGAATTGGTAGATGAAAAAACCACGCGCCTCAAAGTTAAGGCTGAGACACCCGTAACCACCATAACATCCATGATTGATTTCGGCAGAACCCGCGACCGCGTCGACACCTTCCTCGAAGCTATAGCTAAACAGATGGAGAAAGGCAAAAAAACTAAGCCCAAGTAGCCTACTCGGAGATTTCCCAGCGCTTAAACATGATGAGCGCCACCATTAATAAAACCTCGATGTAGAGCACCGCCACCACTATGGAGCGCAGGGCAATGTTACCTATGGTTTCGGTGTATAGCAACTCTGGCATCGCGGTTAAGTTGAAGAGGTCTCGGTGGTAGAAGCTCACTGTTGAGTTGGGGTAGAGGATGGCTCGTATGATGTTGCCGCCTATGCCGTCGGTTCCCGTGGAAACCGAAGAGAACGTGTTCACGGTTACGTTGGCGATGGTTATGTTAGTTCCCCCCGCGATGTTCATGGTTCCGCTGGCGCCGCTGCCTGGAATATAGCTCAATCCCGCGGGGTTGGTGGAAAGCTGCGAGACAACTCCGCCGCCCACCAGCAGAGCAGCAAATAAGCCGAAGGCAATGATGATGGAGAGTATCGAGTTTTTTGTGATCGCGCTAGCTGCCAAAACCACACCGACCCAGATGAAGGTTGCCAGCAAATCGCCGATTAAGGATAGCGGCGCAAGGTAGAGGTCGTTTTGGGGTCCATAGACGAGTATGCCGCCGACGACGGTGTAGGTGAACAGTACCGTATAGGTGATTAGAAGCACCAAAAATATGGCGAAGAGTTTGCCTAGG is a window from the Candidatus Bathyarchaeota archaeon genome containing:
- a CDS encoding ABC transporter permease subunit, with translation MVTQRPSWLTRFWAVVRYEMLWNIRKKMFIGALVIAFILATVNLALPAALGVQENPYFAVTFSAGSITFLLFAIVTSMYSLSGEYEKGTLVPLLTKPVSRTMVFLGKLFAIFLVLLITYTVLFTYTVVGGILVYGPQNDLYLAPLSLIGDLLATFIWVGVVLAASAITKNSILSIIIAFGLFAALLVGGGVVSQLSTNPAGLSYIPGSGASGTMNIAGGTNITIANVTVNTFSSVSTGTDGIGGNIIRAILYPNSTVSFYHRDLFNLTAMPELLYTETIGNIALRSIVVAVLYIEVLLMVALIMFKRWEISE